A section of the Drosophila sechellia strain sech25 chromosome 3L, ASM438219v1, whole genome shotgun sequence genome encodes:
- the LOC6605652 gene encoding uncharacterized protein LOC6605652, which produces MWNYRQEVDLETLVKISPYCHSWPSACWFTLKGLDLWKVLVWDRSLTYRVILTIVLLGLLWLVFKRLKRRWNDVPMSEIESLRKRVQFVTKDMAMLQEALNSTVIPKPPPPISDIIMSNIIDNLDEPQPKENDEKLSGYKEILDPVPPEFDKTSKTCELVPEENKPEHVIPDAEPGEDFVVKSRVRFALRDQGKQAKEESKPINAAKPTKIIAENNVCVENRNVRKRPSPSTSKIAWRP; this is translated from the exons ATGTGGAATTATCGTCAGGAAGTTGATTTGGAAACATTGGTAAAGATTTCGCCGTACTGCCATTCTTGGCCATCGGCTTGTTGGTTCACTCTTAAAGGCCTTGATCTGTGGAAAGTTTTAGTATGGGACAGATCACTAACTTACCGGGTGATTCTTACGATTGTCCTTCTCGGACTCCTCTGGCTTGTATTTAAAAGACTCAAACGCAGATGGAACGAT GTGCCTATGTCGGAGATTGAGTCACTGAGAAAACGTGTTCAGTTTGTAACCAAGGATATGGCCATGCTGCAAGAAGCCCTAAATTCGACCGTAATACCCAAGCCGCCGCCACCGATTTCTGATATTATTATGAGTAATATTATTGATAACTTGGATGAACCACAACCCAAAGAAAACGATGAAAAGCTATCAGGATATAAAGAAATCTTGGATCCTGTCCCCCCAGAATTCGACAAAACTAGTAAAACTTGTGAGCTAGTACCAGAAGAAAATAAACCGGAGCATGTGATTCCAGATGCCGAACCTGGAGAAGATTTCGTAGTAAAAAGTAGGGTGCGATTTGCATTAAGAGATCAGGGAAAACAAGCCAAAGAAGAGAGCAAGCCCATTAATGCCGCGAAACCCACGAAGATTATAGCTGAGAATAATGTATGCGTGGAAAATAGAAATGTGCGTAAACGGCCATCTCCTTCGACCTCGAAAATAGCATGGAGGCCCTAG